The following are from one region of the Coffea eugenioides isolate CCC68of chromosome 2, Ceug_1.0, whole genome shotgun sequence genome:
- the LOC113760339 gene encoding LIM domain-containing protein PLIM2c-like, which produces MAFTGTLDKCKACDKTVYFVDLLSADGATFHKSCFKCSHCKGTLVMSNYSSMDGVLYCKPHFEQLFKESGNFSKNFHTGKHERENSLTRAPSKLSALFSGTQDKCAACSKTVYPLEKVTMEGESYHKSCFKCAHGGCPLTHSSYAALDGILYCKHHFAQLFMEKGNYQHVLKAATHKKSAVAPVDPEAGEEAKEEGAEAQTAEAEQTQEQS; this is translated from the exons atGGCATTCACAGGAACCTTGGATAAATGCAAGGCTTGCGACAAGACGGTctattttgttgatttgttgTCTGCTGATGGAGCAACTTTTCATAAATCCTGCTTTAAATGCAGCCACTGCAAAGGGACTCTTGTG ATGAGCAACTACTCCTCGATGGATGGAGTCCTTTACTGCAAGCCTCATTTTGAACAACTCTTCAAGGAATCTGGAAATTTTAGCAAAAATTTTCATACTG GAAAGCATGAGAGGGAAAATTCCTTG ACAAGGGCCCCTAGCAAACTCTCTGCCTTGTTCTCTGGAACCCAAGACAAATGTGCTGCCTGCAGCAAAACCGTCTATCCTCTAGAGAAG GTGACAATGGAAGGAGAATCGTACCATAAATCATGCTTCAAATGTGCTCATGGAGGCTGCCCACTCACGCATTCATCATACGCTGCTCTTGATGGGATTCTCTACTGCAAGCACCATTTTGCTCAGCTGTTCATGGAGAAGGGCAACTATCAGCACGTACTCAAGGCTGCAACCCACAAGAAAAGTGCAGTTGCACCAGTTGATCCAGAGGCAGGGGAGGAAGCAAAGGAGGAGGGGGCAGAGGCCCAAACCGCAGAAGCTGAGCAGACGCAAGAGCAATCCTGA